Part of the Anaerobranca gottschalkii DSM 13577 genome is shown below.
CATTTTTATCAAGGAGTACAGCACAAGTAGTAAGGATTAAATAATAGGGAAAATGTTCAAATTTCCCTTCCCCATCATTGACATCATCCATATATTTTATAACTACACCGATAAACAAGAAAGCTAAAAAGATTTTAAATAAGTTTATTAACATATTTTATCACCTCCCTCATTCCTTCACCCGTTTTTGCTGAAACAGGTAAAACAATAGCCTTTGAAAAATCATTTTTGATTCGGGGAACTGTTAGTTGTCCTCTCTCTATATCAATTTTATTAGCCAAAATTAAATAGTTATTTTGTTGTAAACCAAAATCATAAATTTCTTTATCTATAATACTATCACTTACATAGCAACTACTATCTATTACATGGAAAATGGCAGAAGCTTGCTTAAATTGCTGCAAGGTTTGGGCTATACCCTCCCTTATTGTATCTATGTGATGAATTATAGGTAAAATACCACAAGAGTCCATAACTGATATTTCGATCTTCCCTTTTCCTTTCTTTATAGGAATGGTAAAATCATGGATATTTAATGTATGGTTTGCTTTATCACTGACAAGTAAATTTATTCCTTCATCTATAGACAATTTTTTTTTATATTTATGACCATTATGGTGAATAAAAGTATAAGTCAAATTATCGACATTGAATTGCTTAATTAATTGAATGATAAATAGTGTTTTACCAACATTAGGTTTACCGACAACTAAAATTTTCATTTTAAACCTCCTTCTGTAATATCTTCTTTTTCAATGATCATCAATTTTTCTTTGGTGATATTTCTTTCTTTTAACAATCGGACTGCTTGAAGGCGAATTGCTTTTTCAATGATGTTCCGCACTAATCTAGCATTAGAAAAATTTATAGGATTTTCACTAAAATGTTTTTCTAAAATAGATCTTAGCTTTAATTCTGCATCTTTACTAAATTTATAGTCCCTTTGTTTTAACATTAATTTACCAATTTCTATTAAATCATCTATTTTATAATTCTTAAAGTTAATATGAATAGGAAACCTTGATTTAAGGCCAGGATTTGTTTTTAAAAAATATTCCATTTGTTCTTCATATCCTGCCAATATTAATACAAATTGTTCTTTTTTATCTTCCATTGCTTTTACTAATGTATCAATAGCTTCTTTACCGAAGTCCTTTTCACCCCCTCTTGCTAATGAGTAAGCCTCATCGATGAAAAGTATTCCTCCCATTGCTGAATTGATTTTTTCCCTAGTTTTTTGAGCAGTTTGCCCTATATACTCTCCCACTAAATCTGCCCTTTCTACTTCCACTAGATGTCCTTTATCTAATATTTCTAAGTGCTTAAAAATCTTTCCTAATATTCTCGCTACTGTGGTTTTTCCTGTTCCAGGATTACCTTTAAAAATCATATGTAAAACTATAGGCTGAGTTTGCAAACCTTGTTCTTTTCTTTTTTTTTGTATAGTTATAAAAGCTTCTAATTCTCTGATGAAGTCTTTAATTTCCTCAAGACCTATTAATTCATCTAATTCTTTAGTAGGATCTATAGAAACTAAATCAATTTTGTTACTTTTTTCTCCTTCAGTATCGCCCTTTAATAATCTAATAGCATCGACAGGGTTTAACCTTCCCTTTTTTAATTTTTCAAAGATGTCATCATCTCTCATCTAGTTCCCCTCCCTATGTAAATATATTTATAAAAATTACTATATATAACATAATCAAAAAAGAAAAAGTCTTCCAAAGGAAGACTTAAACAGAAAAAGCGCCTTAACGGCGCTTTTGAGGATTAATTATTACTTGAATTATTTTGGAAATTTAAGTTTAGGTTCTTATGTGGAACAATTGTAGAAACAGCATGTTTATAAATAAGTTGCTGCTTACCATCGTTTTCTAATAGAATTGTGAAACTATCAAAACCTTTGACATAACCTTTTAATTGGATTCCACTAACTAAATATATAGTTACTGGAGCATTATCCTTTCTAATTGAATTTAAGATTAAATCTTGCAAATTAATTCCTTTACTCATGCTTATAACCTCCATATTATGTTTGAATTGATAAATTTATATATTCGCTATAAAATTTGTTTTTCCTTCATCTTTTCCAATATTTTTGTAATAATATCTTCTTTTTTCATTTTAGTTATATCTAACCAATAAATACCTTCCATACCTCTAAACCAAGTAAGTTGTCTTTTAGCATATCGGCGAGTATCCCTCTTCAATATTTCCACCATTTT
Proteins encoded:
- a CDS encoding GTPase domain-containing protein, whose product is MKILVVGKPNVGKTLFIIQLIKQFNVDNLTYTFIHHNGHKYKKKLSIDEGINLLVSDKANHTLNIHDFTIPIKKGKGKIEISVMDSCGILPIIHHIDTIREGIAQTLQQFKQASAIFHVIDSSCYVSDSIIDKEIYDFGLQQNNYLILANKIDIERGQLTVPRIKNDFSKAIVLPVSAKTGEGMREVIKYVNKLI
- the spoVK gene encoding stage V sporulation protein K; translated protein: MRDDDIFEKLKKGRLNPVDAIRLLKGDTEGEKSNKIDLVSIDPTKELDELIGLEEIKDFIRELEAFITIQKKRKEQGLQTQPIVLHMIFKGNPGTGKTTVARILGKIFKHLEILDKGHLVEVERADLVGEYIGQTAQKTREKINSAMGGILFIDEAYSLARGGEKDFGKEAIDTLVKAMEDKKEQFVLILAGYEEQMEYFLKTNPGLKSRFPIHINFKNYKIDDLIEIGKLMLKQRDYKFSKDAELKLRSILEKHFSENPINFSNARLVRNIIEKAIRLQAVRLLKERNITKEKLMIIEKEDITEGGLK
- the hfq gene encoding RNA chaperone Hfq, which encodes MSKGINLQDLILNSIRKDNAPVTIYLVSGIQLKGYVKGFDSFTILLENDGKQQLIYKHAVSTIVPHKNLNLNFQNNSSNN